The Sus scrofa isolate TJ Tabasco breed Duroc unplaced genomic scaffold, Sscrofa11.1 Contig133, whole genome shotgun sequence genome includes a region encoding these proteins:
- the LOC100621264 gene encoding olfactory receptor 5K1-like — protein MTEDNHSWTNEFILIGFSNHPDLRTILFLVFLTIYLITMVGNLGLVALIFTEHRLHTPMYIFLGNLALMDSCCSSAITPKMLQNFFSKDRIISLYECMAQFYFLCFAETADSFLLAAMSYDRYVAICNPLQYHTRMSKNLCLQMTTGAYIVAIVHPMIHTGFLFRLTFCKFNQINHFFCDILPLFRLSCVDPYINQWMLFIFAGLVLIVTITLVVISYLFILFTIFTMKYNKGRGKALSTCASHFLSVSIFYGSLIFMYVRLNSGNEGDKDIPVAIFYTLVIPLLNPFIYSLRNKEVINVTKKFLKFSYETNTTSFG, from the coding sequence ATGACTGAGGATAACCACTCCTGGACAAATGAATTTATCCTCATAGGATTTAGTAATCACCCAGACCTAAGGACCATTCTGTTTCTGGTGTTCCTTACCATCTATCTGATCACCATGGTGGGAAACCTTGGTCTGGTGGCACTGATATTTACAGAGCATCGTCTTCACACACCAATGTACATCTTTCTGGGTAACCTCGCTCTGATGGATTCCTGTTGTTCCAGTGCCATCACCCCCAAGATGCTACAGAACTTCTTTTCCAAGGACAGAATCATTTCCCTCTATGAGTGCatggcacaattttattttctctgctttgctgAAACTGCAGACAGCTTCCTCCTGGCAGCCATGtcctatgatcgctatgtggccatctgcaacccactgcagtACCACACCAGGATGTCAAAGAATCTCTGCCTTCAAATGACCACAGGTGCCTACATAGTTGCAATTGTGCATCCCATGATTCATACTGGCTTTCTCTTTAGGTTAACTTTCTGTAAGTTTAATCAAATTAATCACTTCTTTTGTGATATTCTTCCATTATTCAGACTCTCCTGTGTTGACCCTTATATCAATCAGTGGATGTTATTTATCTTTGCTGGGTTAGTTTTAATCGTCACTATTACCTTGGTAGTAATCTCTtaccttttcatccttttcactATTTTCACAATGAAATACAACAAAGGCAGGGGCAAAGCCTTATCTACTTGtgcatcccactttctctctgtctccatatTCTATGGTTCTCTTATCTTCATGTATGTTCGGCTAAATTCAGGTAATGAAGGAGACAAAGATATACCTGTTGCTATTTTTTATACTCTTGTGATTCCTTTATTAAACCCTTTTATTTATAGCCTAAGAAATAAGGAAGTAATAAATGTTACCAAAAAGTTTTTGAAGTTTTCATATGAAACAAATACTACATCATTTGGGTAA